A genomic stretch from bacterium includes:
- a CDS encoding beta-galactosidase, whose protein sequence is MRANFGFIALLLVVASFHCLPLNLLPNSSFEFPLKGVPPTNWRFNLPSNGEAVTDASVFHSGRFSLRISIPKDAPLGWYSAYQEFPIRASNQHLTFSAFVKTSGVGGGVGAYCSISFFSGDTRISYKDSEKKIIGDSDWERIETTAVVPRGANKVAVILLIHGYGTAWFDDVQLEMGDEASEYSPSIYDEEISEKLRKMEEKGSEFMERIKSKREIGKDVAIFSEINFPKTDGTPSIEELYSSLKEAGFSPYLLGAEELSNPSLLSAKNFDLLILPYGPYFPAKATQAVRQFLSEGGSMITIGGYAFDKPLFFVDGNWYEKEKLPIPKGEKHPLFSLSQDEKWTLGFPAGEASFKLDKDEEGENFLEVDVDDLRGWVTISSPPVNPSAFPSNFIIANFKAKGEGVKKLFFEWQEKDGSRWRSGVELTSEWKEYYISIADLQYWPDNPSVGRGIAGDHFRPENADHLSFGISVETEQEGKAYKFFIKDINILADLRGEEILFQEVINTRFGRLQDAMWPNPEQIGVFDPSHPLENADLAKPASLQMIIPSDFALKGPFTGFAAVGPIGKGAGHGFGPNVARILPLLYAFDSQGRFRGYLASIIHNYDGYYKGSSWAIFGVDNKNLFTKDALLPYLPRLAESLIKKTYLYGAGTEWACYRPGETANLRVWIANMGRNDGKFRVRFKLGFEEGKEEWVREMDVEVKSGEIRQISQEYPISKEEKRDFCYLGCELWENGNKIDEMEDAFVIWQENLMKGKRPLIKDSYLFFGGKPKFIVGAQEWWGQIDSVTACSPLAWERDFQLMEDWGFHISRVFWPFTQRETERAKRANDALVYLAQKHNIIFFASPNLWNSLDRNALEEEEKTAREIAERYKRVKLITIDLCNEPSLRREDSPQHRMEFQRYLREKYGSFEKLKEVWGDKLEEKSFEEIAVKSLSSDVNDVRARDTAEFYLRWEKNWYDRLYEAMKKSDPWLLITVGCLQGFGWGDVIHDPILLSEDMDYTNRHYYGDLTVFPLELKEIDMQWLGKPLSVGECGAKNHPGFEGYGHEPTNEYNRRFLFLTHIAFGEGASFLNSWHWRDPMEGIFPCGLVHADRSPRQAGYIMRAMALLFGSIQPKYQKPKVYLLTPQIGFFSGQRMRFHDAFRRAIKALLQLKVDFEIITEDKLPLLKDAELILYPSPYAISDKVFTILMDFVRGGGKLYISGEIDRDENFKKAKGERLKGIEGEEENGITRIRLGKGEIFYVEEPVEMKGEVYGLYKDVLRMAKIEGLAVEPENPELLAFSIPTLEGGRTLTLVNYGKAGSYKWEGVEMELSERSTGFIHLSSKGEPLAVEGQGKVKIKGREIVNGEGHFILISLDGKGIDSSSALLFIPLEEGKVEILRRDETKLIGESGEVEKGNWRKISSPRISQKEGKIAVEISPAERFSLVLLSDDLKKARNYLDKLMKLE, encoded by the coding sequence ATGAGGGCAAATTTTGGGTTTATTGCCCTATTGTTGGTTGTTGCTTCGTTTCATTGCTTGCCATTGAATCTGCTCCCTAACTCAAGCTTTGAATTCCCTCTAAAAGGAGTTCCTCCCACTAATTGGCGTTTCAATCTACCATCTAACGGCGAAGCGGTTACTGATGCAAGCGTTTTTCACTCGGGAAGATTTTCACTTCGCATTTCCATCCCTAAGGATGCGCCCCTTGGTTGGTATTCAGCCTATCAGGAATTTCCCATTCGTGCCTCAAATCAGCATTTGACCTTCAGTGCCTTCGTTAAGACGAGTGGCGTAGGAGGTGGAGTAGGGGCTTATTGCTCAATCAGTTTCTTCTCAGGTGATACAAGGATTTCCTATAAGGATAGCGAGAAGAAAATTATTGGAGATAGCGACTGGGAACGGATAGAGACGACGGCGGTGGTTCCCAGAGGAGCGAACAAGGTGGCGGTTATCCTTCTGATTCACGGCTATGGCACCGCTTGGTTTGACGATGTTCAATTGGAGATGGGAGATGAAGCGAGTGAGTATTCGCCTTCAATCTACGATGAGGAAATCAGCGAAAAGCTTAGGAAAATGGAAGAGAAAGGGAGTGAGTTTATGGAGAGGATAAAATCTAAAAGGGAAATCGGTAAGGATGTAGCGATTTTTTCTGAAATTAATTTCCCCAAAACTGATGGAACTCCCTCCATTGAAGAATTATATTCCTCTTTAAAAGAGGCTGGCTTTTCCCCCTATCTTCTTGGTGCTGAGGAGCTTTCAAACCCCTCGCTTCTCTCCGCCAAAAATTTCGACCTCTTAATCCTCCCCTATGGTCCATACTTCCCCGCCAAGGCAACCCAAGCAGTGAGGCAGTTCTTGAGCGAGGGCGGAAGTATGATAACTATTGGAGGATATGCCTTTGATAAGCCCCTATTCTTCGTTGACGGCAATTGGTATGAGAAGGAAAAACTCCCCATCCCCAAGGGGGAAAAACATCCCCTTTTCTCCCTATCACAAGATGAGAAATGGACTTTGGGCTTCCCAGCGGGAGAAGCCTCCTTCAAATTGGATAAAGATGAAGAGGGCGAGAACTTCTTGGAAGTAGATGTGGATGATTTGAGGGGTTGGGTGACGATTTCCTCACCACCGGTCAATCCTTCTGCCTTTCCTTCAAATTTCATAATCGCTAATTTCAAGGCGAAGGGAGAAGGGGTTAAAAAGCTGTTTTTTGAGTGGCAGGAAAAGGATGGCTCTCGCTGGCGCTCTGGGGTTGAGCTTACATCAGAATGGAAGGAATATTACATATCAATAGCCGACCTTCAATACTGGCCAGATAATCCCTCAGTGGGAAGAGGTATAGCGGGGGACCATTTCCGCCCGGAGAATGCCGACCATCTTTCCTTCGGCATCTCCGTGGAGACCGAACAAGAGGGGAAAGCTTACAAATTTTTTATAAAGGACATAAATATTTTAGCAGATTTGAGGGGTGAGGAAATCCTCTTTCAGGAGGTAATTAACACCCGCTTTGGAAGGCTTCAGGATGCGATGTGGCCAAATCCCGAGCAGATAGGGGTTTTCGACCCTTCCCATCCCCTTGAGAACGCCGATTTAGCTAAACCAGCTTCCCTGCAGATGATTATCCCTAGCGATTTCGCTTTAAAGGGACCATTCACTGGCTTCGCTGCTGTGGGACCAATTGGCAAGGGAGCGGGGCACGGCTTCGGTCCCAATGTCGCTCGCATTCTACCGCTCCTTTATGCCTTTGATTCCCAGGGACGCTTCAGGGGATATCTTGCCAGCATAATCCATAACTACGATGGCTATTATAAGGGCTCAAGCTGGGCTATATTCGGTGTGGACAACAAGAATCTGTTCACAAAGGACGCCCTTCTTCCCTACCTCCCTCGTTTAGCGGAGAGCTTGATAAAGAAGACTTATCTATATGGAGCGGGAACGGAATGGGCTTGTTATCGTCCGGGTGAAACGGCTAATTTGAGAGTTTGGATAGCGAATATGGGAAGAAATGATGGGAAATTCAGGGTGAGATTTAAATTGGGGTTTGAGGAAGGAAAAGAAGAATGGGTGAGGGAAATGGATGTGGAGGTTAAGAGTGGAGAAATCAGGCAGATATCCCAAGAATATCCCATTTCCAAAGAGGAAAAGAGGGATTTCTGTTATCTTGGATGCGAGCTTTGGGAGAATGGGAACAAGATAGACGAAATGGAGGACGCTTTCGTCATTTGGCAGGAAAATCTTATGAAGGGCAAAAGACCGCTTATAAAAGATTCATATTTATTTTTCGGCGGTAAGCCAAAATTCATAGTGGGGGCACAGGAGTGGTGGGGGCAGATTGATAGCGTGACCGCCTGTTCTCCGCTTGCTTGGGAAAGGGATTTCCAGCTAATGGAGGACTGGGGCTTCCACATATCCCGTGTCTTCTGGCCTTTCACTCAGAGGGAAACAGAGAGGGCAAAGAGGGCTAATGACGCTCTTGTCTATCTCGCCCAAAAGCACAACATAATTTTCTTCGCTTCTCCTAACCTCTGGAACTCCCTTGATAGGAACGCTTTGGAGGAAGAGGAGAAAACCGCACGGGAGATAGCTGAGAGGTATAAGAGGGTCAAGCTTATAACCATTGACCTCTGCAATGAACCCTCTCTGCGGAGGGAGGATTCACCCCAGCATAGAATGGAGTTTCAAAGATATCTGAGGGAAAAGTATGGAAGTTTTGAAAAATTGAAAGAGGTGTGGGGAGATAAATTGGAGGAAAAGAGCTTTGAGGAGATAGCGGTAAAATCCCTCTCATCCGATGTTAACGATGTGAGGGCAAGGGATACAGCGGAATTCTATCTTCGCTGGGAGAAGAATTGGTATGATAGGCTTTATGAAGCGATGAAGAAATCCGACCCTTGGCTTCTCATAACAGTTGGCTGTTTGCAGGGATTTGGCTGGGGAGATGTCATCCACGACCCGATTTTGCTCTCTGAGGATATGGATTATACCAACCGCCACTACTATGGCGATTTAACGGTTTTCCCTCTGGAATTAAAGGAAATAGATATGCAGTGGCTAGGGAAGCCGCTGAGCGTTGGAGAGTGCGGAGCAAAAAACCATCCCGGTTTTGAGGGATATGGACACGAGCCGACCAACGAATATAATCGTCGCTTTCTCTTTTTAACTCATATAGCGTTTGGGGAAGGAGCTTCTTTCCTCAACAGTTGGCATTGGCGAGACCCTATGGAGGGAATCTTCCCCTGTGGTCTCGTTCACGCCGACCGCTCCCCTCGCCAGGCAGGCTATATTATGCGCGCTATGGCGCTTCTCTTCGGTTCAATTCAGCCGAAATACCAGAAGCCCAAAGTTTATCTCCTCACTCCTCAAATCGGATTTTTCTCAGGCCAGAGGATGCGCTTTCACGATGCCTTCCGCAGAGCTATAAAGGCGCTTCTCCAATTGAAAGTGGATTTTGAGATTATAACCGAGGACAAACTCCCTCTCTTAAAAGATGCGGAACTTATCCTCTATCCTTCCCCCTACGCCATCTCCGATAAAGTGTTTACCATCCTGATGGATTTCGTTCGCGGTGGAGGGAAGCTTTACATTAGCGGAGAGATTGATAGAGATGAGAACTTCAAGAAGGCGAAAGGTGAAAGGCTTAAAGGGATTGAGGGGGAGGAAGAAAATGGCATTACAAGAATTAGATTGGGGAAGGGGGAGATATTTTATGTGGAGGAACCTGTGGAGATGAAGGGGGAGGTTTATGGACTTTATAAAGATGTTTTGCGGATGGCAAAAATAGAGGGCTTAGCCGTTGAGCCCGAGAATCCCGAGCTTCTTGCCTTTTCCATCCCTACGCTTGAGGGTGGGAGGACTTTGACCCTAGTGAACTATGGGAAAGCGGGAAGTTACAAATGGGAAGGAGTGGAGATGGAGCTATCCGAGCGTTCAACGGGATTCATCCATTTATCATCAAAGGGTGAACCTCTCGCTGTGGAAGGGCAAGGAAAGGTTAAAATCAAGGGGAGGGAAATCGTCAATGGCGAGGGGCATTTCATCCTTATCTCCCTTGATGGGAAGGGAATTGATTCCTCCTCCGCTCTTCTGTTCATCCCCTTGGAGGAGGGGAAAGTGGAGATTTTGCGAAGGGATGAGACGAAACTGATTGGCGAGAGTGGGGAGGTGGAGAAAGGGAATTGGAGGAAGATTTCCTCTCCCAGAATAAGCCAGAAAGAAGGTAAGATAGCGGTAGAGATTTCTCCCGCTGAGAGATTCTCCCTCGTTCTCCTAAGCGACGATTTAAAAAAGGCAAGGAATTATCTGGATAAATTGATGAAACTTGAATGA
- a CDS encoding metallophosphoesterase, with protein MSVEERIRLFLVLFGVLTIIGVEIAVLWAWIGKRQESQFANPWLRWIFTFLFSLLILSLLYAYFVEPYWIDVSRIRIETPKLKTGSKIVIVQLSDIHSKGWNKNERRLPSIVNALNPDIICLTGDYINKIEALDAVRKMVGELKVKYGIYAVRGNWDAGVASNVDIFKGLKVKMLMGEGERISISGNNIYIAGLDVNDDSALLQALAMRARGDFTILLFHYPDLIEDLNAYDIDLYLAGHTHGGQVAIPFYGAVLTFSKYGKKYERGLYRVGETLLYVNRGIGTEGLPLRFCSRPEITLFEIIGKGK; from the coding sequence TTGTCAGTTGAGGAGAGGATAAGGCTTTTCCTGGTTTTGTTCGGAGTTCTCACGATAATAGGGGTTGAGATAGCGGTTTTGTGGGCTTGGATTGGGAAAAGGCAGGAGAGCCAATTTGCCAATCCCTGGCTTCGCTGGATTTTCACCTTTTTATTTTCCCTTCTCATCCTAAGCCTCCTATATGCTTATTTCGTTGAGCCATATTGGATAGATGTGAGCAGAATTAGGATTGAAACTCCGAAGCTCAAAACTGGTTCAAAAATAGTCATTGTTCAGCTTTCCGATATCCATAGCAAGGGATGGAACAAGAATGAGAGGAGGCTTCCCTCAATTGTGAATGCTCTCAATCCCGATATAATATGCCTAACCGGCGATTATATAAATAAAATAGAGGCTCTTGATGCGGTTAGAAAGATGGTTGGAGAGCTAAAAGTAAAATACGGAATATATGCTGTTAGGGGAAATTGGGATGCGGGGGTTGCGTCCAATGTTGACATTTTCAAGGGATTAAAAGTTAAAATGCTGATGGGGGAAGGGGAAAGGATTTCCATTTCGGGCAATAATATTTACATAGCGGGATTGGATGTGAACGATGATTCGGCTTTGCTCCAAGCCCTTGCTATGAGAGCTCGTGGCGATTTCACTATTCTACTCTTTCATTATCCCGATTTGATTGAGGATTTAAATGCTTACGATATAGACCTTTATCTCGCTGGACATACGCATGGCGGTCAAGTTGCTATCCCGTTTTATGGCGCAGTGTTGACATTTTCAAAATATGGGAAAAAATATGAGAGGGGACTGTATAGGGTTGGGGAGACGCTTTTGTATGTGAATCGCGGCATAGGAACTGAAGGGCTACCCCTTCGCTTCTGCTCCCGCCCTGAGATTACCCTTTTTGAGATTATAGGGAAGGGTAAATGA
- a CDS encoding prepilin-type N-terminal cleavage/methylation domain-containing protein codes for MIKKSKKRGFTLIELLVVIAIIAILAAILFPVFSRAREMARKSQCMSNMRNLATAALMYAQDWDEHFFLTADAYCGSPTPGCWAVQYLYRHAGIYPYIKNEAIMICPSKGQPPLELQDWSYGWNKCLGPDFWFPHGVSLASIAQPSKVLMFGECHVVWHPISQRNGCCWGGQTLPEEPDHQRHLVAFRHNDTANIAFVDGHVKSFKREQVPDWDGQMDASGNRNTNIYIDPLCRNAEDYGM; via the coding sequence GTGATAAAGAAAAGTAAAAAGAGAGGTTTTACCTTAATTGAATTACTAGTGGTTATAGCTATCATAGCAATTCTCGCCGCCATTCTGTTTCCGGTTTTCTCAAGGGCGAGAGAGATGGCTAGGAAGAGCCAATGTATGAGCAATATGAGGAACCTGGCAACCGCTGCGTTGATGTATGCTCAGGATTGGGACGAGCATTTCTTCCTAACAGCTGACGCTTATTGTGGTTCTCCAACTCCTGGTTGCTGGGCGGTTCAATATCTCTACCGGCACGCAGGGATTTACCCTTACATTAAGAACGAGGCGATTATGATATGCCCCAGCAAGGGTCAGCCACCTTTAGAATTGCAAGATTGGAGCTATGGTTGGAACAAATGCTTGGGTCCGGATTTTTGGTTCCCGCATGGTGTATCGCTTGCCTCAATCGCACAACCATCCAAAGTATTGATGTTTGGCGAATGCCATGTGGTATGGCATCCCATTTCTCAAAGGAATGGCTGTTGTTGGGGTGGGCAAACATTGCCGGAAGAGCCTGACCACCAGAGGCATTTGGTTGCTTTTCGCCATAACGATACCGCTAACATTGCCTTTGTGGATGGGCATGTGAAGTCGTTCAAGCGGGAGCAGGTTCCCGATTGGGATGGGCAGATGGACGCAAGTGGAAATCGTAATACTAATATCTACATAGACCCTCTATGCAGAAATGCTGAGGATTATGGAATGTAG
- a CDS encoding alpha-N-arabinofuranosidase — protein sequence MGELVFIFLLIIGLSLFAGEAVISVDIQKPLHKVSPLLWGIFFEEINHAGEGGLYAELVRNRDFEEGDAPIGWYIVQEGEAEGEISVDSSHPLNPSNPRSLKISVKKLGRGRLGVANSGFWGIKIEKGKLYDLSLYARCNGNYRGDILVSLEHPSGIVYAQSRIQGIDSSWKKFQVVLHAEDSFPSARLVIYLTSLGTLWLDVVSLMPRDRWKGLPFRSDLMQMLADLKPSFVRFPGGCFVEGERLDHALRWRNTIGDIAERPGRWNLWGYRTTEGLGLHEYLLLCEALGAEPILAVNCGMSHQEIAPLEKMDEWIEDALAAIEYAIGPTTSKWGALREKNGHPHPFKLRFVEIGNENWGPAYEERYALFYKAIKEKYPKLTLIANVPVKSAPMEIVDEHYYNSPEWFIANSTRYDKYDRNGPSIFVGEYAVTQNCGTGNLRAAIGEAAFMTGLERNSDIVIMASYAPLFVNVNDRRWNPDLICFDNANVYGTPSYYVQMLFSENRGDVVLPVEVRMEDEKPVLKGAIGLGTWLTQAEFKDLKVYKEDKLIFGADFSKGLEGWRVVRGDWEVRDYSLQQKSLETDVRIVYGDVNWSDYTISLKARKLGGAEGFLIMFAVKDDNNWYWWNIGGWGNTRHAIERCVGGGKSIVSETVEGSVETGRWYDIKIEIKGNKISCYLDGKLIHEIEERMPSPVLASATKDTNSGKVFIKIVNTSDKWQNGELELNGGRLEKQGEMVILTGNSPDEENSFSQPRRVAPISKIIEGVSNRFTISLPPYSLTVLKLKEAK from the coding sequence ATGGGAGAGCTTGTCTTTATATTCCTGCTGATAATCGGCTTATCCCTTTTCGCAGGAGAAGCGGTTATCTCGGTTGATATACAGAAACCGCTGCATAAAGTGAGCCCTCTTCTCTGGGGTATCTTCTTTGAGGAGATCAATCACGCAGGGGAAGGTGGGCTCTATGCTGAATTGGTGAGAAACAGGGATTTTGAAGAAGGAGATGCCCCGATTGGTTGGTATATAGTTCAGGAGGGGGAAGCAGAAGGAGAAATATCCGTTGATTCCTCTCATCCCCTTAATCCCTCTAATCCTCGCTCCTTAAAGATTTCGGTTAAAAAATTGGGGAGAGGACGGCTAGGTGTTGCGAACTCCGGCTTTTGGGGAATAAAGATAGAAAAAGGGAAGCTCTACGATTTATCCCTTTATGCTCGCTGTAATGGGAATTATAGGGGCGATATACTTGTAAGTTTGGAACATCCAAGCGGAATAGTCTACGCTCAGTCCCGCATTCAGGGGATTGATTCAAGTTGGAAGAAGTTTCAGGTTGTCCTTCACGCTGAGGATTCCTTCCCTTCCGCACGCCTGGTCATTTATTTGACTTCTCTGGGAACTCTCTGGCTGGATGTAGTTTCCCTTATGCCAAGGGATAGGTGGAAGGGTCTGCCCTTTCGTTCCGACCTTATGCAGATGCTTGCGGATTTGAAGCCGTCCTTCGTCAGATTTCCTGGCGGTTGTTTCGTTGAGGGAGAGCGGCTTGACCATGCGTTACGCTGGCGGAATACCATCGGGGATATAGCGGAAAGACCGGGAAGATGGAATCTCTGGGGTTATAGGACGACGGAGGGGCTCGGGCTTCACGAATATCTGCTTTTATGCGAGGCGCTGGGAGCGGAGCCGATACTCGCTGTCAATTGTGGGATGTCCCATCAGGAAATTGCTCCCCTTGAGAAGATGGATGAATGGATTGAGGATGCCCTTGCGGCTATTGAATATGCCATAGGTCCGACCACGAGCAAATGGGGGGCTCTACGGGAGAAGAACGGGCATCCCCATCCCTTCAAGCTACGCTTCGTTGAAATCGGAAACGAGAATTGGGGACCAGCTTATGAGGAAAGATATGCTTTATTTTATAAAGCCATAAAAGAGAAGTATCCTAAATTGACTTTAATCGCGAATGTGCCAGTTAAAAGCGCTCCTATGGAAATCGTTGATGAGCATTATTATAATTCCCCTGAGTGGTTCATAGCTAATTCCACTCGTTATGATAAATACGACCGCAATGGACCGAGCATTTTCGTCGGAGAGTATGCGGTAACCCAAAACTGCGGGACGGGGAATTTGAGGGCAGCCATAGGCGAGGCTGCCTTTATGACTGGATTGGAGAGAAACAGCGATATTGTTATCATGGCTTCTTATGCTCCCCTTTTCGTCAATGTGAACGACAGAAGATGGAATCCTGACTTAATCTGTTTTGATAACGCGAATGTCTACGGCACTCCCTCCTATTATGTTCAGATGTTGTTCAGCGAAAATAGGGGAGATGTTGTTCTTCCCGTTGAGGTGCGAATGGAGGATGAGAAGCCCGTTCTAAAGGGAGCAATTGGCTTGGGAACTTGGCTTACCCAAGCGGAATTCAAGGATTTGAAGGTGTATAAAGAGGATAAATTGATATTTGGAGCAGATTTCTCAAAGGGATTGGAAGGATGGAGGGTCGTGCGCGGCGATTGGGAAGTGAGGGATTATTCTCTCCAACAGAAATCCCTTGAAACGGATGTAAGAATTGTTTATGGAGATGTCAATTGGAGCGATTATACGATAAGCCTAAAGGCGAGGAAGTTGGGTGGTGCTGAGGGATTCCTCATTATGTTCGCTGTGAAGGATGATAACAACTGGTATTGGTGGAATATAGGTGGTTGGGGGAATACCCGCCATGCGATAGAGAGATGTGTGGGTGGAGGCAAGAGCATTGTCAGCGAGACGGTGGAGGGAAGCGTGGAAACTGGGCGATGGTATGACATCAAAATAGAGATAAAGGGCAATAAGATAAGTTGCTATCTGGATGGCAAGCTAATACACGAGATAGAGGAGAGAATGCCTTCTCCTGTCCTTGCTTCCGCCACAAAAGATACAAATAGCGGGAAGGTCTTCATCAAAATAGTGAACACGAGCGATAAGTGGCAGAACGGCGAGCTCGAACTCAACGGCGGGAGGCTGGAGAAGCAAGGGGAAATGGTAATCCTCACGGGCAATTCCCCCGATGAGGAGAACAGCTTCTCCCAGCCGAGGCGTGTTGCACCGATAAGCAAGATTATAGAGGGAGTTAGCAATAGATTTACAATCAGCCTGCCTCCTTATTCCCTTACAGTTTTAAAGTTGAAGGAAGCGAAATGA
- a CDS encoding CehA/McbA family metallohydrolase, with protein sequence MFLIFLFFAFSIEFKGMGDVSASKSEFQVLGKEGFEKMDKGLIEVEILDTEKLFPLPARVIATASDGKKIDVVGRGLYSDGRFYVEGKFSLESPPGETEINIYCGPNYLPLDMKISVKAGEKILIRAKLKKWFSPEREGWYCGDNHLHTRHDPTGDIKVDEHYTALQARAEGLDYITESDGKWGFEEELSRADFLFRSASEIHTGVFTGHANTPGIENPIPNEELSKMRRTVLPFQYLCEIVHKLGGAVIYTHTSPLPRLHWMGATESLCDAILGKCADAFDISNRAEELIWFAILNLGNKVAVSGSTDAVLLRKETIPPGARRVYAKAGKLDYKSIVDAIREGRTFATNGGPIFPFLNIEGKEVGEVIEIGAKYKYRGKLEIHHLHPLKSVEIIRKGRIYADLLKEAEFVSYSQYTTSFIFDIEEGESAWYIARVEDERGNWAITSPIYFSKPNSQNPRASLIAMEIGNFTRLCELRPQFYAHIIITTSLGKLKRVLLMRDGEILREFSPEGGNFTPSGKLPVMEMDGEYQEGWVWHPNPVRAFHFQADYPMDKSGWYKVIVETENGKMSSDEIYFDGENPKSQQVSLLNLKSEKMELRLWGYGEEMAIRDIRIPFEGDHWWYPQNEFWEIEALFEGHRYLYSGGYEKAREKFKKG encoded by the coding sequence ATGTTCTTGATTTTCCTCTTTTTCGCCTTCTCTATTGAGTTCAAGGGGATGGGTGATGTTTCAGCATCCAAAAGCGAATTTCAAGTTCTGGGGAAAGAGGGATTTGAAAAGATGGATAAGGGGTTAATAGAAGTGGAGATTTTGGATACAGAAAAGCTTTTTCCCCTTCCCGCAAGGGTTATAGCGACGGCGAGCGATGGGAAAAAGATAGATGTTGTGGGAAGAGGGCTCTATTCGGATGGAAGATTTTATGTTGAGGGGAAGTTCAGCCTGGAATCACCGCCGGGAGAAACGGAAATAAACATCTACTGCGGTCCAAATTATCTACCCTTGGATATGAAGATATCCGTTAAAGCAGGAGAGAAGATTCTGATTCGCGCTAAGCTGAAAAAATGGTTTTCGCCCGAGAGAGAAGGATGGTATTGTGGGGACAATCATCTTCACACTAGGCACGACCCTACAGGAGATATAAAAGTGGACGAGCATTACACCGCCCTCCAAGCGAGGGCAGAGGGCTTGGATTACATCACGGAATCCGATGGGAAATGGGGATTTGAGGAGGAGTTGAGCAGGGCAGATTTCCTTTTCCGTTCCGCAAGCGAGATTCACACCGGCGTCTTCACCGGACACGCCAACACTCCAGGGATAGAGAACCCCATCCCCAATGAGGAGTTAAGCAAGATGAGGCGAACGGTGCTTCCCTTTCAATATCTCTGCGAAATCGTTCACAAGCTTGGAGGAGCGGTGATTTACACCCATACATCGCCCCTTCCTCGTCTTCACTGGATGGGGGCAACGGAGAGCCTTTGCGATGCGATTCTGGGCAAGTGCGCCGATGCATTTGATATATCAAATAGAGCGGAGGAATTGATTTGGTTCGCCATACTGAATCTCGGGAATAAAGTCGCGGTCAGCGGTTCCACCGATGCGGTCCTTTTGAGGAAAGAGACAATACCGCCGGGGGCGAGAAGGGTTTACGCTAAGGCAGGGAAGTTGGATTACAAATCAATTGTTGATGCTATTCGCGAAGGGAGAACCTTTGCAACAAATGGCGGTCCCATTTTCCCTTTCTTAAATATTGAGGGCAAAGAGGTTGGCGAGGTCATAGAAATCGGCGCGAAGTATAAATACAGAGGCAAGTTGGAAATCCATCATCTTCATCCCTTGAAGTCAGTTGAGATAATCAGGAAGGGGAGAATTTACGCTGACCTCTTAAAGGAGGCGGAATTCGTATCATATTCTCAATACACGACGTCATTTATTTTTGATATTGAGGAAGGGGAAAGCGCTTGGTATATCGCGAGGGTTGAGGATGAAAGGGGGAATTGGGCGATAACAAGCCCAATTTATTTCTCAAAGCCAAACTCTCAAAATCCAAGAGCGAGCTTGATAGCCATGGAAATTGGAAATTTCACCCGCCTTTGTGAGCTCCGTCCTCAATTCTATGCCCATATCATAATAACCACATCTCTTGGGAAATTGAAGAGGGTTCTGCTTATGCGGGATGGGGAAATCTTGAGGGAATTCAGTCCTGAAGGGGGAAATTTTACTCCCTCTGGCAAGCTTCCCGTCATGGAAATGGATGGCGAATATCAAGAGGGATGGGTATGGCATCCCAATCCAGTGAGAGCCTTTCACTTCCAGGCTGATTATCCCATGGACAAGAGCGGGTGGTATAAGGTGATTGTGGAAACGGAGAACGGAAAAATGAGTTCTGATGAGATTTACTTTGATGGGGAGAATCCAAAAAGCCAACAAGTATCCCTGCTAAACCTAAAGAGCGAGAAGATGGAGCTGAGATTATGGGGATACGGCGAGGAGATGGCGATAAGGGACATAAGGATACCCTTTGAGGGCGACCACTGGTGGTATCCCCAAAACGAATTTTGGGAAATTGAGGCTTTATTTGAGGGGCATAGATATCTCTATTCCGGAGGCTATGAGAAAGCGCGAGAGAAGTTCAAAAAAGGATAG